A genomic window from Brassica oleracea var. oleracea cultivar TO1000 chromosome C8, BOL, whole genome shotgun sequence includes:
- the LOC106309956 gene encoding nucleosome assembly protein 1;1-like isoform X1: MSNHKDSFSLADLTSALKDEDRAGLMNALKNKLAGHSSDVLENLTPQMRARVDALKDIQSQHDELEAKFREERAVLEAKYEKLYQPLYAKRYEIVNGTTEIELTPEDTKMDEGDDKTAEEKGVPSFWLTALQNNEVTSEEVTEHDEEALEYLKDIKWCKTEEPKGFKLEFLFDSNPFFKNNVLTKSYHVIDEDEPLIEKAIGTEIDWYPGKCLTQRIVKKKPKKGSTNTKPVTKMEDCESFFNFFNPPEVPDEDEDIDEDRAEELQNTMELDYDIGSTIRNKIIPHAVSWFTAEAMEGQEFDIDDDEDDDDIEEDEDDDDEMEEDSKTKKKKGGRSQIVGVGQQGERPPDCKQQ; encoded by the exons ATGAGCAACCACAAAGACAGTTTCAGCCTCGCCGATCTCACTTCTG CTCTTAAAGACGAGGATCGAGCTGGCCTCATGAACGCTCTCAAG AACAAGCTGGCTGGTCACAGTTCAGATGTGCTCGAGAATCTGACTCCTCAAATGAGAGCTCGTGTGGATGCCTTGAAGGATATACAG AGCCAACACGATGAACTTGAGGCTAAGTTCCGTGAGGAGAGAGCTGTTCTTGAAGCCAAGTATGAAAAGCTGTATCAGCCCTTGTATGCCAAG CGTTATGAGATTGTGAATGGAACTACTGAAATCGAGCTGACTCCAGAGGATACAAAGATGGACGAAGGAGATGACAAAACTGCTGAAG AGAAAGGAGTTCCAAGTTTCTGGCTGACTGCTTTACAAAATAATGAAGTCACTTCCGAGGAG GTCACAGAGCATGATGAAGAGGCTCTCGAGTATCTTAAAGATATTAAATGGTGCAAGACCGAAGAGCCTAAAGGATTCAAGCTTGAGTTTCTCTTTGACTCGAATCCCTTTTTCAAAAACAATGTCTTGACAAAGTCCTATCATGTGATTGATGAGGATGAGCCACTAATTGAGAAGGCTATTGG GACTGAAATTGATTGGTATCCTGGAAAGTGCCTAACTCAGAGGATTGTTAAGAAGAAGCCTAAGAAAGGTTCTACGAACACTAAACCAGTCACCAAAATGGAAGACTGTGAAAGCTTCTTCAACTTCTTTAATCCTCCAGAAGTCCCGGATGAAGATGAAGATATCGACGAGGACAGA GCTGAGGAACTTCAGAATACGATGGAACTAGATTATGACATTGG ATCTACTATCCGGAACAAGATTATTCCGCATGCCGTCTCATGGTTTACTGCTGAGGCTATGGAAGGACAGGAGTTTGATATAGATGATGATGAAGATGATGATGATATTGAGGAGGACGAGGATGATGATGATGAGATGGAGGAGGATAGCAAGACTAAAAAGAAG AAGGGAGGCAGATCTCAGATTGTTGGTGTTGGTCAACAAGGCGAGAGGCCACCAGACTGCAAGCAACAGTGA
- the LOC106309956 gene encoding nucleosome assembly protein 1;1-like isoform X2, producing MSNHKDSFSLADLTSDEDRAGLMNALKNKLAGHSSDVLENLTPQMRARVDALKDIQSQHDELEAKFREERAVLEAKYEKLYQPLYAKRYEIVNGTTEIELTPEDTKMDEGDDKTAEEKGVPSFWLTALQNNEVTSEEVTEHDEEALEYLKDIKWCKTEEPKGFKLEFLFDSNPFFKNNVLTKSYHVIDEDEPLIEKAIGTEIDWYPGKCLTQRIVKKKPKKGSTNTKPVTKMEDCESFFNFFNPPEVPDEDEDIDEDRAEELQNTMELDYDIGSTIRNKIIPHAVSWFTAEAMEGQEFDIDDDEDDDDIEEDEDDDDEMEEDSKTKKKKGGRSQIVGVGQQGERPPDCKQQ from the exons ATGAGCAACCACAAAGACAGTTTCAGCCTCGCCGATCTCACTTCTG ACGAGGATCGAGCTGGCCTCATGAACGCTCTCAAG AACAAGCTGGCTGGTCACAGTTCAGATGTGCTCGAGAATCTGACTCCTCAAATGAGAGCTCGTGTGGATGCCTTGAAGGATATACAG AGCCAACACGATGAACTTGAGGCTAAGTTCCGTGAGGAGAGAGCTGTTCTTGAAGCCAAGTATGAAAAGCTGTATCAGCCCTTGTATGCCAAG CGTTATGAGATTGTGAATGGAACTACTGAAATCGAGCTGACTCCAGAGGATACAAAGATGGACGAAGGAGATGACAAAACTGCTGAAG AGAAAGGAGTTCCAAGTTTCTGGCTGACTGCTTTACAAAATAATGAAGTCACTTCCGAGGAG GTCACAGAGCATGATGAAGAGGCTCTCGAGTATCTTAAAGATATTAAATGGTGCAAGACCGAAGAGCCTAAAGGATTCAAGCTTGAGTTTCTCTTTGACTCGAATCCCTTTTTCAAAAACAATGTCTTGACAAAGTCCTATCATGTGATTGATGAGGATGAGCCACTAATTGAGAAGGCTATTGG GACTGAAATTGATTGGTATCCTGGAAAGTGCCTAACTCAGAGGATTGTTAAGAAGAAGCCTAAGAAAGGTTCTACGAACACTAAACCAGTCACCAAAATGGAAGACTGTGAAAGCTTCTTCAACTTCTTTAATCCTCCAGAAGTCCCGGATGAAGATGAAGATATCGACGAGGACAGA GCTGAGGAACTTCAGAATACGATGGAACTAGATTATGACATTGG ATCTACTATCCGGAACAAGATTATTCCGCATGCCGTCTCATGGTTTACTGCTGAGGCTATGGAAGGACAGGAGTTTGATATAGATGATGATGAAGATGATGATGATATTGAGGAGGACGAGGATGATGATGATGAGATGGAGGAGGATAGCAAGACTAAAAAGAAG AAGGGAGGCAGATCTCAGATTGTTGGTGTTGGTCAACAAGGCGAGAGGCCACCAGACTGCAAGCAACAGTGA
- the LOC106310913 gene encoding galactinol synthase 5-like, whose product MAAMNMALEKKIEADVTLNANGGKRAYVTFLAGNKDYWMGVVGLAKGLRKVKSVYPLVVACLPDVPEEHRQILVAQGCIIRQIEPVIPPENIIGYSMAYFVLNYSKLRIWEFVEYEKVMYLDGDIQVFGNIDHLFDTPSGYLYAVKDCFCEISWCNTTQYQIGYCQQSPEKVTWPVETLGSPPPTYFNAGMLLFEPNLVVYEDLLRVVQITTPTYFAEQDFLNMYFRDTYKPIPSTYNLVLAMLWRHPEHVDLNQIRVVHYCANGSKPWKYDETEEHMEREDIKMLVKKWWEIYEDPSLNYKNFMETEPKLNPIATAVLASKESDGDVLTSLAPSAA is encoded by the exons ATGGCTGCAATGAACATGGCTCTGGAGAAAAAGATCGAAGCTGACGTGACTTTGAATGCTAATGGTGGCAAAAGGGCTTACGTCACTTTCCTCGCTGGAAACAAAGACTATTGGATGGGTGTGGTCGGTCTAGCCAAAGGACTGCGCAAGGTGAAATCAGTCTATCCACTCGTTGTGGCCTGTCTTCCGGATGTGCCCGAAGAACACCGTCAAATCTTGGTGGCTCAGGGATGCATCATCCGTCAGATTGAACCGGTCATTCCACCAGAAAACATAATTGGTTATTCCATGGCTTACTTTGTTCTCAACTACTCCAAACTTCGTATTTGGGAG TTTGTGGAATATGAGAAGGTTATGTATTTGGATGGAGACATTCAAGTGTTTGGTAACATTGACCATCTTTTCGACACTCCTTCCGGTTACTTGTACGCGGTTAAAGATTGCTTTTGCGAAATTTCATGGTGCAACACTACTCAATACCAGATCGGTTACTGCCAACAGTCACCCGAAAAGGTAACATGGCCGGTGGAAACTCTCGGTTCTCCGCCGCCTACCTATTTCAACGCTGGTATGTTACTGTTTGAACCAAATCTTGTCGTGTACGAGGATCTCCTTCGTGTTGTTCAGATCACCACTCCAACGTATTTTGCTGAACAG GATTTTCTGAATATGTATTTCAGAGACACCTACAAGCCAATTCCTTCCACCTACAACCTTGTATTGGCTATGTTATGGCGTCACCCGGAACATGTTGACCTTAACCAAATCCGTGTGGTCCATTACTGTGCAAAT GGCTCCAAGCCATGGAAATATGATGAAACCGAAGAGCACATGGAGCGTGAAGACATAAAAATGCTTGTGAAGAAGTGGTGGGAGATTTATGAAGATCCAAGTTTGAACTACAAGAACTTTATGGAAACTGAGCCTAAGTTGAATCCGATCGCTACTGCAGTCTTAGCTTCAAAGGAGTCTGATGGTGATGTTCTCACGAGCCTTGCCCCCTCAGCAGCATAG
- the LOC106309722 gene encoding uncharacterized protein LOC106309722, whose product MASKLIQLKSKACEASKFVSKHGTTYYKQLLEKNKQYIQEPATVEKCQELSKQLLYTRLASIPGRTESFWKEVDHVKGLWKNRADLKVEDAGIAALFGLECFAWYCAGEIVGRGFTFTGYYP is encoded by the exons ATGGCATCAAAGTTGATACAGCTGAAATCAAAGGCGTGCGAGGCATCAAAGTTTGTGTCAAAGCACGGCACAACTTACTACAAACAGTTGCTGGAGAAGAACAAGCAGTATATCCAGGAGCCAGCCACTGTTGAGAAGTGCCAAGAGTTGTCTAAGCAGCTTCTCTACACTCGTCTCGCTAG CATTCCCGGACGTACTGAGTCGTTCTGGAAGGAAGTGGATCACGTCAAGGGGTTGTGGAAGAACCGGGCGGATTTGAAGGTTGAAGATGCTGGGATCGCAGCACTTTTTGGGCTGGAATGCTTCGCTTGGTACTGTGCGGGTGAGATCGTTGGAAGAGGCTTCACTTTCACCGGCTACTACCCTTGA
- the LOC106311160 gene encoding 60S ribosomal protein L31-3-like isoform X2 codes for MSDKTKGRKEEVVTREYTINLHRRLHSCTFKKKAPKAIKEIRKFAEKAMGTKDVRVDEEFFSLVTVAEIPAEGLSGLGTKVIDEED; via the exons ATGTCGGACAAGACGAAGGGAAGGAAAGAGGAGGTGGTGACCAGAGAGTACACCATCAACCTTCACAGACGCCTTCATAGCTG TACATTTAAGAAGAAGGCACCAAAGGCGATCAAGGAGATAAGGAAGTTTGCAGAGAAGGCAATGGGGACAAAGGATGTGAGAGTGGAT GAAGAGTTCTTCTCTCTTGTCACTGTTGCTGAAATCCCTGCCGAGGGACTTAGTGGCCTTGGCACTAAAGTCATTGATGAAGAGGATTGA
- the LOC106311160 gene encoding 60S ribosomal protein L31-3-like isoform X1 gives MSDKTKGRKEEVVTREYTINLHRRLHSCTFKKKAPKAIKEIRKFAEKAMGTKDVRVDAKLNKQIWSRGIRGPPRKIRVRVARKRNDDEDAKEEFFSLVTVAEIPAEGLSGLGTKVIDEED, from the exons ATGTCGGACAAGACGAAGGGAAGGAAAGAGGAGGTGGTGACCAGAGAGTACACCATCAACCTTCACAGACGCCTTCATAGCTG TACATTTAAGAAGAAGGCACCAAAGGCGATCAAGGAGATAAGGAAGTTTGCAGAGAAGGCAATGGGGACAAAGGATGTGAGAGTGGATGCGAAGCTGAACAAGCAGATTTGGAGCAGAGGTATCAGAGGTCCTCCTAGAAAGATTAGAGTCCGAGTTGCTCGCAAGAGAAACGATGACGAAGATGCAAAGGAAGAGTTCTTCTCTCTTGTCACTGTTGCTGAAATCCCTGCCGAGGGACTTAGTGGCCTTGGCACTAAAGTCATTGATGAAGAGGATTGA